One segment of Salvelinus alpinus chromosome 1, SLU_Salpinus.1, whole genome shotgun sequence DNA contains the following:
- the aifm1 gene encoding apoptosis-inducing factor 1, mitochondrial isoform X5, with the protein MWTCKNLWKKLAPLARSSSTLCRQNARGVVLNNERRLPLVPQAHMSSGTPGSGGDNNLYYLLVGATCVGGGFYAYRTIKGDKERYQERINEIASRPNKVVPEQPITEAPGEQAAETPQEPTPVAESLPAETAEPQTTTETESAAEPATVAPAEVPAPTPVEFPSHAPYLLIGGGTASFAAARSIRARDPGARVLIITDEPDLPYMRPPLSKELWFSDDPSVVDTLRFKQWNGKERSIYFQPPSFYVSPQDLEKVENGGVAVLTGKKVVHMDVRGNKVTLSDNTEISYDKCLIATGGVPRNLQVIERAGEEVTKRTTLFRKVEDFKALDKVSRDTKSITIIGGGFLGSELACALGRRSADSDLEVIQMFPEKGNMGKVLPEYLSNWTTAKVKSEGVMVITEALVKAVSFKDGKVEIKLKDGRLVKTDHIVAAVGLEPSVELAKSAGLEVDSDFGGFRVNAELQARSNIWVAGDAACFYDIRLGRRRVEHHDHAVVSGRLAGENMTGANKPYWHQSMFWSDLGPDVGYEAIGIVDSSLPTVGVFAKATAKDTPKAATEKSGTGIRSESETEGTASSPVASSTPEPPPVPERKDNYGKGVIFYLRDKVVVGIILWNVFNRMPVARKIIKDGEEHADLNEVAKLFNIHED; encoded by the exons ATGTGGACGTGTAAAAACCTGTGGAAGAAGTTAGCCCCACTCGCCAGATCCTCTTCAACTTTGTGCCGGCAAAATGCAAGGGGAGTAG TGTTGAACAATGAGAGAAGACTGCCACTGGTTCCACAGGCCCACATGTCCTCAGGAACTCCAGGGAGTGGAGGGGACAACAACTTGTACTACCTCCTAGTGGGAGCAACCTGTGTAGGGGGAGGATTTTAT GCTTACCGCACCATCAAAGGAGACAAAGAGCGATATCAGGAACGAATTAATGAAATTGCTTCCAGACCAAATAAGGTAGTGCCAGAACAACCAATCACAGAGGCCCCAG GCGAACAAGCTGCTGAAACTCCACAAG AACCAACACCAGTAGCAGAAAGCCTTCCTGCAGAAACAGCGGAGCCGCAAActacgacagagacagagagtg CTGCGGAACCTGCAACTGTTGCACCTGCTGAGGTCCCTGCACCTACCCCTGTAGAGTTTCCCTCACACGCCCCCTACCTCTTGATTGGCGGAGGCACGGCCTCCTTCGCTGCAGCACGCTCCATCAGGGCCAGGGACCCAGGAGCCAGG GTATTGATTATCACTGATGAACCAGACCTTCCATACATGAGGCCTCCTCTCTCCAAGGAGCTGTGGTTCTCTGATGACCCCAGTGTGGTTGACACCCTGCGCTTCAAACAGTGGAATGGCAaggagaggag TATCTACTTCCAGCCTCCCTCATTCTACGTCAGTCCTCAGGATTTGGAGAAAGTGGAGAATGGAGGAGTGGCTGTGCTCACTGGGAAAAAG GTGGTGCACATGGACGTGAGGGGCAACAAAGTGACACTGAGTGACAACACAGAGATCTCCTATGATAAGTGCTTGATTGCCACAG GTGGAGTCCCAAGGAATCTGCAAGTGATTGAGCGAGCTGGAGAAGAGGTGACAAAGCGGACTACACTGTTTAGAAAG GTTGAAGATTTCAAAGCTTTGGATAAGGTTTCCAGAGACACCAAATCCATCACCATCATTGGAGGAGGTTTCTTGGGGAGTGAGCTGGCCTGTGCCCTGGGTAGGAGAT CTGCTGATTCTGACCTGGAGGTAATCCAGATGTTCCCTGAGAAGGGCAACATGGGAAAGGTGCTGCCGGAGTATCTAAGCAACTGGACAACAGCCAAAGTCAAGAGCG AGGGAGTGATGGTCATCACAGAAGCGTTAGTAAAAGCTGTGAGCTTCAAAGATGGTAAAGTGGAGATCAAACTGAAGGATGGTCGTCTGGTGAAGACGGACCATATTGTTGCAGCTGTTGGGCTGGAGCCCAGCGTAGAGCTGGCCAAGTCAGCAGGTCTGGAGGTAGACTCTGACTTTGGGGGCTTTCGGGTCAACGCAGAACTGCAGGCTAGGTCCAATATATGGGTG GCAGGTGATGCAGCGTGCTTCTATGACATCAGACTGGGCCGCAGGCGAGTGGAGCACCATgaccatgcagtcgtgagtggcCGGCTGGCCGGAGAGAACATGACGGGAGCCAATAAGCCCTACTGGCATCAGTCCATGTTCTG GAGTGACCTGGGGCCTGATGTAGGCTATGAGGCCATTGGGATAGTAGACAGTAGCCTTCCAACGGTTGGAGTATTTGCCAAAGCCACTGCTAAGGACACCCCCAAAGCTGCCACAGAGAAGTCag GAACTGGAATCCGTTCGGAGAGTGAGACTGAGGGGACGGCCAGTAGCCCTGTAGCCTCCTCCACCCCTGAACCTCCTCCAGTACCCGAGCGGAAGGACAACTACGGGAAAGGAGTGATCTTCTATCTGCGAGACAAAGTGGTGGTGGGCATTATCCTGTGGAACGTGTTCAACAGAATGCCCGTTGCAAGGAAG ATCATCAAAGATGGAGAGGAACATGCCGATCTGAATGAAGTGGCTAAGCTCTTCAACATTCACGAGGACTGA